In Chryseobacterium turcicum, a single window of DNA contains:
- a CDS encoding protein adenylyltransferase SelO, with protein sequence MNIDKITQPFTEIFPGDFSGNTIQRNTPKVLFSTVEPVGFENPETIIFNEKLSEEIGLGKFDEKDSQFLAATQLPENIKTYATAYAGHQFGNWAGQLGDGRAILAGEITNEAGQKNEIQWKGAGATPYSRHADGRAVLRSSVREYLMSEAMYHLGVPTTRALSLSLTGENVVRDMMYSGNPQEEKGAVMVRTAESFLRFGHFELISTQKEINTLIDLTDFTIENYFKNITAEGEQKYKDFFSEVCTRTADLMVEWFRVGFVHGVMNTDNMSILGLTIDYGPFSMMDEYNLNFTPNTTDLPGRRYAFGKQGQISQWNLWQLANALFPLIKDEKFLEETLNAYGNYFWEAHDKMLCRKFGFDELKKEDQEFFTDWQGIMHELQFDYTLFFNLLEKLESISDVKIDFQKTSYTFLDDAKLKKLEDFLESYRLRLKTNTIPKEESLDLMKKSNPKFLLRNYLLFECIEEINHGKTEILEKLTKALENPYEEIFPEFSVKRPANYDDISGCSMLSCSS encoded by the coding sequence ATGAATATCGACAAGATTACCCAGCCTTTTACAGAGATTTTCCCAGGAGATTTCTCAGGAAACACCATCCAAAGAAATACTCCAAAAGTTCTTTTTTCAACGGTTGAACCCGTTGGTTTTGAAAATCCTGAAACGATTATTTTTAACGAAAAGCTTTCAGAAGAAATAGGATTGGGAAAATTTGATGAAAAAGATTCTCAATTTTTAGCAGCCACCCAGTTACCCGAAAACATAAAAACCTACGCTACCGCTTATGCAGGACATCAGTTCGGAAACTGGGCAGGTCAACTAGGCGACGGTCGCGCCATACTTGCTGGTGAAATTACAAATGAAGCAGGGCAAAAAAATGAAATTCAATGGAAAGGAGCCGGTGCAACACCCTATTCCCGCCACGCAGACGGAAGAGCGGTTTTAAGGTCTTCCGTTCGTGAATATCTTATGAGTGAAGCCATGTATCATTTGGGAGTTCCTACAACCCGAGCTTTAAGCTTAAGCTTAACTGGCGAAAATGTAGTCCGTGATATGATGTACAGCGGAAATCCTCAAGAAGAAAAAGGGGCAGTCATGGTAAGAACTGCAGAAAGCTTTCTCCGCTTTGGTCATTTTGAATTGATATCGACACAAAAGGAAATCAATACACTTATTGACCTTACTGATTTTACGATTGAAAATTATTTTAAAAATATCACCGCTGAAGGCGAACAGAAATATAAAGATTTTTTCAGCGAGGTTTGTACAAGAACTGCCGATTTGATGGTTGAATGGTTTAGAGTAGGCTTTGTACATGGCGTAATGAATACTGATAATATGTCAATTTTAGGTTTAACGATTGATTACGGCCCTTTTTCGATGATGGACGAGTACAATCTCAATTTCACACCCAACACCACAGATTTACCGGGAAGAAGATATGCTTTCGGAAAACAAGGACAAATCTCACAATGGAATCTTTGGCAACTCGCCAACGCTCTTTTCCCATTGATAAAAGATGAAAAATTTTTAGAAGAAACGCTAAATGCTTACGGCAATTATTTTTGGGAAGCCCATGATAAGATGTTGTGTAGAAAATTTGGTTTTGATGAGCTCAAAAAAGAAGACCAAGAATTTTTCACTGACTGGCAAGGCATCATGCACGAGCTTCAATTCGATTATACTTTATTTTTTAATCTTTTAGAAAAACTCGAAAGCATTTCAGATGTAAAAATAGATTTTCAGAAAACCTCTTATACTTTCCTAGATGATGCTAAACTAAAAAAGCTTGAAGATTTTCTAGAAAGTTATCGCCTTCGATTAAAAACCAATACAATTCCAAAAGAAGAATCTTTAGATTTAATGAAAAAATCAAACCCCAAATTCCTTCTCAGAAACTATCTTCTTTTTGAATGTATTGAAGAAATAAACCATGGTAAAACTGAAATATTAGAAAAACTAACAAAAGCTTTAGAAAATCCTTATGAAGAGATTTTCCCAGAGTTTTCAGTAAAAAGACCTGCGAATTATGATGATATTTCCGGATGCTCCATGCTTTCTTGCAGTTCTTAA
- a CDS encoding PSP1 domain-containing protein, protein MSCGCKTSGDSAHSCGTKSANGCESVNTCGNSYKLSVFDWLSNVQNPASNRCDFVEVRFKNDRKSFYKNVNNIPLHIGSVVTVESSPGHDVGVVSLTGELVKIQMKKKRASEENPLKIYRQANQKDIEVWQEARKKEENVKIEARKISHRIGLEMKITDVEYQGDSSKVTFYYTADNRVDFRMLIKEFAGAFRTKIDMKQIGFRQEAAKVGGIGSCGRELCCSTWLTDFRSVNTNVARYQQLSINPQKLAGQCGKLKCCLNYELDSYLDALSHFPSSSTMIDTEKGRAFCIKIDVFKKKMWFAYVDSSMAWYDFDVDLVKKMISQNKRGERTLPLEDLKQPEISVKTVDLIQENSVDRFEKKNRGSNKNRNQGPNQNRPNNNNQGPRKPRPENNNERPERNDKEERPERQERQPRPEKQVRPNQNNNQRPQKPQQQRPPIEKAENVNAVNNNAEAKPQNQPPKKKFKKKFPPKKDNNA, encoded by the coding sequence ATGAGTTGTGGATGTAAAACATCTGGCGATTCTGCACATTCTTGCGGAACAAAATCTGCGAATGGCTGTGAAAGTGTAAATACCTGCGGTAATAGTTATAAATTAAGTGTTTTCGATTGGCTTTCTAACGTACAAAACCCTGCATCAAACAGGTGTGATTTTGTAGAAGTTAGATTTAAAAACGATAGAAAATCATTTTATAAAAATGTAAATAATATTCCTTTACATATAGGTAGCGTTGTAACAGTAGAATCTAGTCCGGGACACGATGTGGGCGTAGTAAGCCTTACGGGAGAATTAGTGAAAATTCAGATGAAGAAAAAAAGAGCTTCTGAAGAAAACCCACTTAAAATATATAGACAAGCCAACCAAAAAGACATTGAAGTTTGGCAGGAAGCTCGAAAAAAAGAGGAAAATGTAAAAATTGAAGCCCGAAAAATATCTCACAGAATTGGTCTTGAAATGAAGATTACTGATGTGGAATATCAAGGTGATTCTTCTAAAGTAACCTTCTATTACACTGCTGATAACAGGGTGGATTTTAGAATGTTGATTAAAGAATTTGCAGGAGCTTTCCGCACAAAAATCGATATGAAACAAATCGGCTTCAGACAAGAGGCTGCAAAAGTAGGCGGAATAGGATCTTGCGGAAGAGAATTGTGTTGCTCAACTTGGTTAACAGATTTCAGATCAGTAAACACCAATGTTGCAAGATATCAGCAATTGAGCATCAACCCTCAAAAGCTGGCAGGACAGTGTGGTAAGCTTAAATGTTGTCTAAACTATGAACTAGACAGTTATCTTGATGCATTAAGCCACTTCCCTTCTTCTTCAACAATGATTGATACCGAAAAAGGACGAGCGTTTTGTATAAAAATTGATGTTTTCAAAAAGAAAATGTGGTTTGCCTATGTAGACAGCTCAATGGCATGGTATGATTTCGACGTTGATTTGGTGAAAAAAATGATTTCGCAAAATAAAAGAGGCGAAAGAACGTTACCTCTCGAAGATTTAAAACAGCCTGAAATTTCTGTTAAAACAGTAGATTTAATTCAGGAAAATAGTGTGGATCGTTTTGAGAAAAAGAACAGAGGTTCCAACAAAAACAGGAATCAAGGTCCCAATCAAAACAGGCCAAACAATAACAATCAGGGACCTAGAAAACCTAGACCTGAAAACAATAACGAAAGACCTGAGAGAAACGATAAAGAAGAGAGACCAGAAAGACAGGAACGTCAACCACGCCCTGAAAAACAGGTGAGACCTAATCAAAATAACAATCAAAGGCCTCAAAAACCACAGCAACAGAGACCACCAATAGAAAAGGCGGAAAATGTAAATGCTGTAAATAATAATGCTGAGGCGAAACCTCAGAATCAACCACCCAAAAAGAAGTTTAAAAAGAAGTTTCCTCCAAAAAAAGATAATAATGCATAA
- a CDS encoding T9SS type A sorting domain-containing protein translates to MKKVLLTAFALIVSSSAFSQYWSTQNTTFTNPSRGISGMEVFDANTVWAFAYDGQTSDNIQEFTKTSNGGTTWTSGTIDVGNPDLTITNISGVSGTTAWLGALFSTDTDGLGAVYKTVNGGVTWTAQQAFSTSGESYLNFVHAFDANNAIAGGDPQGGEYELYTTSNGGTSWTRVPAASVPNPTANEYGYNAGYYAVGNNIFFYTGKGRIYKSTDKGLTWSIAFTGSTYGLSDFGGATINGDMAWSDANKGIVLKKTYNTATPPVQTALAIYRTIDGGATWSTVTFTGITATNSINDITYVPGTDILVATSSAGGSWKSLDNGSTWAALDSGVQHLGVRCSDANTCYSGGFNTSATVGGMFKSSQSLGVADAKKGISALSIYPNPTKGEINIKTDKKIKSSTVLDLSGKVLLQTSSEKVNINSFTKGTYLLKVEFADGTSKTEKIIKD, encoded by the coding sequence ATGAAAAAAGTTTTACTTACTGCTTTTGCACTAATAGTTAGTTCATCAGCATTTTCACAGTATTGGTCTACCCAAAACACAACATTTACAAACCCATCAAGAGGTATTTCAGGTATGGAAGTGTTTGATGCAAATACAGTTTGGGCTTTTGCCTATGATGGACAAACTAGTGATAATATTCAAGAGTTTACAAAAACATCTAATGGGGGTACCACTTGGACCTCAGGAACAATAGATGTTGGAAATCCTGATTTAACAATTACCAATATTTCTGGAGTGAGCGGCACAACTGCCTGGTTAGGAGCATTATTCTCTACAGATACTGATGGGTTAGGCGCAGTCTACAAAACCGTAAATGGTGGTGTAACTTGGACTGCACAACAAGCATTCTCAACATCTGGAGAGTCATATTTGAATTTCGTCCATGCTTTTGATGCCAATAATGCCATTGCCGGAGGAGATCCACAAGGCGGTGAATATGAGCTTTACACAACCTCTAATGGTGGTACTAGCTGGACAAGAGTTCCCGCTGCAAGTGTCCCTAATCCTACCGCTAATGAGTACGGTTACAATGCCGGATATTATGCAGTAGGTAATAATATTTTCTTTTATACTGGTAAAGGAAGAATTTATAAATCAACAGATAAAGGCTTAACTTGGAGTATTGCATTTACAGGCTCTACATACGGACTTTCAGACTTTGGAGGCGCAACCATAAATGGGGATATGGCTTGGAGTGATGCAAATAAAGGCATTGTTTTAAAAAAAACATATAATACAGCCACCCCACCTGTACAAACGGCTTTAGCAATATACAGAACAATAGATGGAGGAGCTACTTGGTCTACTGTAACATTTACAGGAATTACAGCGACAAACAGCATCAACGATATAACCTATGTTCCTGGAACTGACATTTTAGTAGCAACAAGCTCCGCAGGAGGATCTTGGAAAAGCTTAGACAATGGCTCTACTTGGGCAGCTCTAGATTCTGGAGTACAACATTTAGGCGTTAGATGTTCTGACGCTAACACTTGTTATTCGGGCGGATTTAATACATCTGCAACCGTAGGAGGGATGTTTAAGTCATCTCAAAGTTTAGGTGTTGCTGATGCTAAAAAAGGAATCAGTGCTTTATCTATTTATCCTAACCCAACAAAAGGAGAAATCAACATCAAAACTGATAAAAAAATAAAATCTTCTACAGTGCTTGACCTTTCAGGAAAAGTTCTATTACAAACAAGTTCTGAAAAAGTAAATATCAACTCTTTCACAAAAGGAACATACCTACTTAAGGTTGAGTTTGCTGACGGAACAAGCAAAACAGAGAAAATCATTAAAGATTAA
- a CDS encoding gliding motility lipoprotein GldH: MHKISGLFLLIFLVSCNATGEDVIMNNIDNKWNKKTEQKFNLEISDPQNPKNLIFVVRNNNEYPYSNIRFIVNLTNPKTKAKQVDTLNYILAKPNGEWLGTGFGETKETLFQYKLNYKFPDKGNYEVSVAQAMRNDNLPGIEDLGIKVETAKP; the protein is encoded by the coding sequence ATGCATAAAATTTCAGGGCTTTTTCTCCTTATTTTTTTGGTAAGCTGCAATGCTACCGGAGAAGATGTTATCATGAATAATATTGATAATAAATGGAATAAGAAGACCGAACAAAAATTTAATCTTGAAATTTCGGATCCGCAAAATCCTAAAAATCTTATATTTGTTGTAAGAAACAATAACGAGTACCCTTACAGCAATATAAGATTCATTGTTAATCTTACCAATCCGAAAACCAAAGCCAAGCAAGTTGATACGCTGAATTATATTTTGGCAAAACCAAACGGTGAATGGCTTGGAACAGGATTTGGAGAAACGAAGGAAACTTTATTTCAGTATAAACTCAATTACAAATTCCCGGATAAAGGTAATTATGAAGTTTCCGTTGCTCAGGCGATGAGAAATGACAACCTTCCAGGAATTGAAGACTTAGGTATAAAAGTAGAAACGGCTAAACCGTAA
- a CDS encoding SPOR domain-containing protein produces MKKFIKIFSLLSLMGFYTVEAQQVVKKDTLSGTELTITMDSRVSDALAAIEDRCAKTAVVKGPSGIDDDAPAKPTKIFVPSRELTNAEICRKNPRILGFKIQITTVKSNDEANEIKAYFRKRFPNLKVETDASLRPNYKILAGSYFSKQSAASDLAKIKEYFKSATPIQYRVFCAEAK; encoded by the coding sequence ATGAAAAAATTCATCAAAATATTTTCGCTACTTTCTTTAATGGGATTTTATACGGTTGAAGCCCAGCAGGTTGTAAAGAAAGATACATTGTCTGGAACTGAGCTTACTATTACCATGGATTCTCGTGTAAGCGATGCTTTAGCTGCAATTGAAGATCGTTGTGCGAAAACCGCGGTGGTAAAAGGGCCTTCTGGTATTGATGATGATGCTCCCGCAAAGCCTACGAAAATATTCGTTCCCAGTCGTGAATTGACAAATGCTGAAATTTGTAGAAAAAATCCTAGAATTTTAGGTTTTAAAATTCAGATTACAACCGTGAAAAGTAATGACGAAGCCAATGAGATTAAAGCTTATTTCAGAAAAAGATTTCCCAACCTAAAAGTTGAAACAGACGCTTCTTTAAGACCAAATTATAAGATTTTGGCAGGAAGTTATTTCTCAAAACAAAGTGCTGCGAGTGATTTAGCTAAAATAAAAGAATACTTCAAATCTGCAACGCCAATTCAGTACAGAGTTTTCTGTGCAGAGGCAAAATAA
- a CDS encoding penicillin-binding protein 1A, with protein MEENKQNKGSRGKTFPLPPKKNAKNSAWKRWVKFIWIGFLAVVLGISGLFFAVSQGFLGEMPDVKELENPDIYVASQIYSSDGVLLGKFEKEKTQPIQYKDLPPYLIYALQAKEDERFKEHSGIDLKSILRAVRYGGDRGGGSTITQQLAKLLFTKEPSKNPVKRAVQKLKEWVVAVSLEKRYTKEEIITLYFNKFDFTYNANGIEMASKIYFNKSTSQLTLPEAAVFVSMLEAPIANNPLRNPERAKRRRDVVLDQMLETGYVDKATHDKAVETPITTDYRPIKNITDDYSAYYKFYLKKEIDAYLKDYEKETGKPLNLFKDGLKIYVTLDSKMQKYAEESIREHLTDLQKRFDAEQRGRKNRPFYYLNDQQVNKIMMQAVKRTGRYKQLSSAGVSEDSIMMEFHKPVKMSRFTWAGEEEVEMSPWDSIRWHKQIAQAGLMSMVPGTGEIKAWVGGIDWQHFQYDHIKQGKRQVGSTFKPFVYATAIMKLGLTPCSTISNATFTKGSYSVPGRGGMLTLKDALAHSQNPVALRLAEMTGTQSVIQTARDLGVTEEISTSLPMALGTSDITIYEMLGAYSTFANYGNYNKPEMIWRIEDVNGRVIKEVISEPKEVMNPNYAYTMIELMKGVAQYGTASGELGRRGVSKDIEIAAKTGTTQNNSDGWFMGITPKLATGAWVGWEDRATHFLGTGEGQGAKMALPIWAIFMKKVWADKSLKISPDDKFVKPLDWKDGCSNLQGLGGGYGDDGGLQTIDDLKNPRPADNGQKNNPGKKEENVNEHLNTSEDVDFNK; from the coding sequence ATGGAAGAAAACAAACAAAATAAAGGAAGCAGGGGAAAAACATTCCCCCTTCCTCCTAAAAAAAATGCTAAAAACTCAGCTTGGAAAAGATGGGTTAAATTTATTTGGATTGGGTTCCTTGCAGTGGTTTTAGGTATTTCAGGACTTTTCTTTGCCGTTTCCCAAGGTTTTCTTGGTGAAATGCCTGATGTAAAAGAACTTGAAAATCCTGACATCTATGTAGCATCACAAATTTACTCTTCAGACGGAGTTCTTTTAGGAAAATTTGAGAAAGAAAAAACTCAGCCTATTCAATACAAAGACTTGCCTCCTTATTTAATATATGCACTTCAAGCAAAAGAAGATGAGCGTTTTAAGGAACATTCGGGTATTGACTTAAAATCAATTTTGAGAGCCGTGAGATATGGTGGAGACCGAGGTGGAGGTTCTACAATTACGCAACAGTTGGCGAAACTTTTATTCACAAAAGAGCCTTCAAAAAACCCTGTAAAAAGAGCTGTTCAAAAGCTTAAAGAATGGGTGGTTGCGGTAAGCTTAGAAAAGAGATACACCAAAGAGGAAATCATCACTTTGTATTTTAACAAGTTTGATTTCACTTACAACGCAAACGGAATTGAGATGGCGTCTAAAATTTATTTTAATAAATCTACATCGCAATTAACACTTCCGGAAGCTGCTGTATTTGTATCAATGCTTGAAGCGCCGATTGCAAATAATCCTTTAAGAAATCCTGAGCGAGCAAAAAGAAGAAGAGATGTTGTATTAGACCAAATGCTTGAAACAGGGTATGTAGATAAAGCAACTCACGATAAAGCAGTTGAAACTCCTATAACGACAGACTACCGTCCGATAAAAAATATTACCGATGATTATTCTGCGTACTATAAGTTTTATTTAAAAAAGGAAATCGATGCTTATCTTAAAGATTACGAAAAAGAAACAGGAAAACCTTTAAACCTTTTCAAAGACGGTTTAAAAATATATGTTACGCTAGATTCTAAAATGCAAAAATACGCTGAAGAATCTATCAGAGAACATTTAACTGATCTTCAGAAAAGATTTGATGCAGAGCAGAGAGGTAGAAAAAACAGACCTTTCTACTATCTTAATGACCAACAAGTAAATAAAATAATGATGCAGGCTGTAAAAAGAACTGGTCGTTATAAACAATTGAGCAGTGCCGGAGTTTCTGAAGATTCTATTATGATGGAATTCCACAAGCCTGTAAAAATGTCTAGATTTACGTGGGCTGGTGAAGAAGAAGTAGAAATGAGCCCATGGGATTCTATCAGATGGCACAAACAAATTGCACAGGCGGGCTTAATGTCTATGGTTCCGGGAACTGGCGAGATTAAAGCTTGGGTTGGAGGAATCGATTGGCAACATTTCCAATATGATCACATCAAACAAGGAAAAAGACAGGTAGGATCTACCTTTAAGCCATTTGTTTATGCAACTGCTATTATGAAATTAGGCTTAACCCCTTGTTCTACCATTTCGAATGCTACTTTCACGAAAGGAAGTTACAGTGTTCCGGGAAGAGGAGGAATGTTAACCCTGAAAGATGCTTTAGCTCACTCTCAAAACCCTGTTGCATTGAGATTGGCTGAAATGACAGGAACTCAAAGCGTCATTCAAACAGCAAGAGATTTAGGAGTAACTGAAGAAATTTCTACAAGCCTACCAATGGCTTTAGGAACATCAGATATTACGATTTACGAAATGCTTGGAGCATACAGTACATTTGCCAATTACGGAAACTATAACAAACCAGAAATGATCTGGAGAATTGAAGACGTCAACGGAAGAGTGATAAAAGAAGTAATCTCAGAACCTAAAGAAGTAATGAATCCTAATTATGCCTATACCATGATTGAATTGATGAAAGGTGTAGCACAATATGGTACTGCTTCAGGAGAATTGGGAAGACGAGGAGTCTCTAAAGACATTGAAATTGCTGCAAAAACAGGAACCACTCAGAATAACTCAGACGGTTGGTTTATGGGGATTACTCCAAAATTAGCAACCGGAGCTTGGGTTGGCTGGGAAGATCGAGCAACTCACTTCTTAGGAACAGGTGAAGGTCAGGGAGCAAAAATGGCATTGCCAATCTGGGCAATATTTATGAAAAAAGTATGGGCTGATAAAAGTTTAAAAATATCACCTGACGATAAATTTGTAAAACCGCTTGATTGGAAAGACGGCTGCAGCAACCTTCAGGGGCTTGGTGGAGGATACGGTGACGATGGAGGATTACAAACCATTGATGACCTGAAAAATCCACGTCCCGCAGATAATGGACAAAAAAATAACCCTGGTAAAAAAGAAGAAAATGTGAATGAACATCTGAACACCAGTGAAGATGTAGATTTTAACAAATAA
- a CDS encoding DUF6080 domain-containing protein: MSFKSKFINFFKIIFPSSYTEWGIFIFFLIAYGIFGTYLAQHYRIIFDARIPWDGYFSFDNKAIVMSGGSFERHPLSYYFFNWIRELAIYISDGKTGSNFRLTLAWLSNITISLSLIQIYKYLKNIIQLPTGINLLIVVFFSAFSTNILLSFTPETYTYTLFLLVLFNYYTAIKFKKDKKIAGSALVLAGVTIGGLTVTNIVKVFIPIAFEKDLFKSWKKFGNAVFRVSLTCVAFILLYLYRIDFKYTNILSKSGEQYEKFSNVKSTPIWDMIYSYFFGGSILLPSFFIREKHNMKGFYYKALFMDVYTSIIPYLFIGLLVWLIIWSYFRNFKNKLVQIIMLSLLVDVLIHCVLRFGLHTSYIYGGHFVFVFPIMLGWLFYSYRKSPKTISFLTSIIGVMLVYLLLNNYMRMWEFFDFVNQFYR; this comes from the coding sequence GTGTCATTTAAGTCAAAATTTATCAACTTTTTTAAAATCATATTTCCTTCTTCGTACACAGAATGGGGCATATTTATTTTCTTCCTCATCGCTTATGGCATATTCGGCACCTATCTTGCCCAGCATTACCGTATTATTTTTGATGCAAGAATTCCTTGGGACGGGTATTTCAGCTTCGACAACAAAGCCATCGTAATGAGCGGCGGAAGCTTCGAAAGACATCCTTTATCTTATTATTTTTTCAACTGGATTCGTGAGCTTGCTATTTATATTTCGGATGGAAAAACGGGCAGTAATTTCAGGTTAACATTAGCATGGCTGAGTAATATTACCATCAGTTTAAGCTTAATACAGATTTATAAATATTTAAAAAATATCATACAACTTCCGACAGGAATCAACCTATTGATTGTCGTTTTTTTCAGTGCTTTTTCAACCAATATTTTATTATCATTCACTCCAGAAACTTATACTTACACTCTCTTTTTACTGGTTTTATTTAACTATTACACCGCAATAAAATTTAAAAAAGACAAAAAAATCGCAGGTTCAGCCTTAGTTTTAGCAGGAGTTACAATTGGAGGATTAACGGTGACCAATATTGTAAAAGTTTTTATCCCGATTGCATTTGAAAAAGACCTTTTTAAAAGCTGGAAAAAATTCGGAAATGCCGTTTTCAGAGTTTCGCTTACCTGCGTAGCTTTTATCTTGCTTTATCTTTACAGAATCGATTTCAAATACACCAATATTCTCTCAAAATCAGGAGAGCAATACGAGAAATTTTCTAATGTAAAATCTACTCCTATTTGGGACATGATTTACTCTTACTTTTTTGGGGGATCTATCCTCTTACCAAGCTTTTTTATCCGCGAAAAACACAATATGAAAGGTTTTTATTACAAAGCTCTTTTTATGGATGTTTACACGTCAATCATCCCGTATTTGTTCATCGGATTGCTTGTATGGCTTATTATATGGAGTTATTTTAGAAATTTCAAGAATAAATTAGTGCAAATCATCATGCTTTCTTTGCTGGTAGACGTACTGATACACTGTGTTTTAAGGTTTGGCCTGCACACTTCATACATTTATGGAGGGCACTTTGTTTTCGTTTTCCCGATTATGCTGGGTTGGCTGTTTTATTCTTACAGAAAATCACCAAAAACAATTTCATTTCTCACCTCAATAATCGGAGTAATGCTGGTTTACTTACTCCTCAACAATTACATGAGAATGTGGGAATTCTTTGATTTTGTGAATCAATTTTACAGATAA
- a CDS encoding c-type cytochrome yields MISWRKHYKKGLIAIGLLLSTSASIYGQEGDPKNGEKLFKANCTACHALGKQVIGPDLKGVVDRLKTEQGLDTDWLHKWIKDNKALRASGDKYANEVFEKFNKTEMLAFPNLADKDIDDILAYTTNPPAPAPDPVPAAGTPGDTANAAPANNTTSSIVIISLIAIAGLLAWILIKLRQLVKLGQSEELSSLNETRVKSFSEIYEKYHYIGKGALAILALLATYGIWNWIMWIGVYKGYKPEQPIYFSHKIHAGEQKIDCQLCHSSAKYGKVSEIPSMNVCMNCHRTVSEYNGKYMEPGKDKAFYDGEIQKIYAATGWDAEKQQYTGKTTPVEWTRIHNMPDFVYFNHSQHVVAGEKAIINSFNKKNPDNKIDVVCKACHGKIDTMNVVQMANDFTMGWCIECHRTTEIDMSNGYNKEYFKNLHEKLKKQYPKDGGKITVDAIGGLECGKCHY; encoded by the coding sequence ATGATTAGTTGGAGAAAGCATTATAAAAAAGGGCTGATTGCGATAGGGTTATTGCTATCAACAAGTGCTTCAATTTACGGGCAAGAGGGAGATCCTAAAAATGGCGAGAAGCTTTTTAAGGCAAACTGTACGGCATGTCACGCATTAGGAAAGCAGGTTATTGGACCTGATTTGAAAGGTGTTGTAGACAGGCTGAAAACTGAACAAGGTTTAGACACAGATTGGCTTCACAAGTGGATTAAAGACAATAAAGCACTTAGAGCTTCTGGCGATAAGTATGCGAATGAAGTCTTTGAAAAATTTAATAAGACTGAAATGTTGGCATTTCCTAATCTTGCAGATAAGGATATTGACGATATTTTAGCATATACAACTAATCCACCTGCTCCGGCACCAGATCCAGTACCTGCTGCAGGAACACCTGGAGATACAGCAAATGCAGCTCCAGCAAACAATACTACTTCAAGCATTGTGATTATTTCACTTATTGCTATTGCTGGATTATTAGCTTGGATTTTAATCAAACTAAGACAACTTGTAAAATTAGGTCAGTCTGAAGAACTTTCATCTCTTAATGAGACTAGAGTAAAATCTTTCAGTGAGATCTATGAAAAGTACCACTATATCGGTAAAGGAGCTTTAGCAATTCTTGCGCTTTTAGCAACTTACGGTATTTGGAACTGGATTATGTGGATTGGTGTTTACAAAGGGTATAAGCCTGAACAACCTATCTACTTCTCTCACAAAATTCACGCTGGAGAACAAAAAATCGACTGTCAACTGTGTCACTCAAGTGCTAAATATGGTAAAGTATCTGAAATACCTTCTATGAACGTTTGTATGAACTGTCACAGAACTGTTTCTGAATACAACGGTAAATACATGGAGCCAGGAAAAGATAAAGCATTCTACGACGGAGAAATCCAGAAGATTTATGCGGCTACAGGTTGGGATGCTGAAAAACAACAGTATACCGGGAAAACTACTCCTGTAGAATGGACAAGAATCCACAACATGCCAGATTTCGTTTACTTTAACCACTCTCAACACGTAGTAGCAGGTGAGAAAGCGATTATCAATTCATTTAACAAGAAAAATCCTGACAATAAAATCGACGTAGTTTGTAAAGCTTGTCACGGAAAAATCGATACAATGAACGTTGTACAAATGGCGAACGATTTCACTATGGGATGGTGTATCGAATGTCACAGAACAACCGAAATTGATATGAGCAACGGTTATAATAAAGAATACTTCAAAAATCTACACGAAAAGCTTAAAAAGCAATACCCGAAAGATGGTGGTAAAATCACTGTAGATGCAATTGGAGGTCTTGAGTGTGGTAAATGTCATTATTAA